In Lepus europaeus isolate LE1 chromosome 19, mLepTim1.pri, whole genome shotgun sequence, the genomic window ACACAAGGGCTCCCCAGTTGTGTTCGACCCAGCCGACATGCGCATCCCCCATTCCTTCATCTCCTTCAAGGGTTTGCCCAGATGCGCAGGTGCCTCCCCTCACGCAGCCTCAGTGTCCTCCTCCATAAAACGGGCATGACGACGGGTACACCGGGGAGAACAGAGCTGCAGCTTGAGCCAAGGGCGGTGCAAGGCACCTGCCGTGGGGAAGGCACGCCCTGGGGCATGGCTGCTCTCTGAAGGCACTcccctgcctggggctggagggTCGGCTTTGTTGGGTTTCCTGGCTGCTGGGTAGCAAACTGACACCGACCTCACAGCCAAACCAAACTCAGCGAGCTGCTTCTTGGAGGCGAAAGGGAGGGCGCTCAGCGGGGTGGGCTCCGGCCAGACTCAGTGGAAGCAGAAAGAGGGTGtaaccccgcccccacccagggaTTCCCCACTTCCTGGTGCCTgctcactgggggggggggtgaggagaCAGGGGAGCGAGCACCCTGCTCAGCAGCTTCCGGGGTGAGCTGGGGGCTCCGGGGCAGGGTGGAGACAAGGGCCTTACCTCTGGTGGTGGGGAGAATCAGGCCGAGGACCGTAAGGAGACACAGGTGGCCGGCGGACAGCATCTACCAGGGAGCAAGAACTCGGGTTAGTGACACTGgcctgggacacacacaccccccaaaCACGCAGCCCACCCTGAGTTGGCACCTCTGGCCAGGGCTGACAGCTGACTTTGGGAGCAAGGGGAGGGTCCCAGAAATACGGGGGTCCCAagctgcctcctccttcccctcaacCCGCAGGTCCCCCAAGAAAACCAGAAGCATCAGCCCCAAGGGGCAGTGCCCCGGCACGGAGCCCCTCCCTGGCAGTGACAGCGCAGGGAGAATGTGTGGCCGCAAGAGATCCGGGGCCCAGCGCCCAGGAGCGGCCAGGAGGGCGCGGGCAAGAGTGAGTAATGCGCTCGTGGTCGCCGAGGAAAAACTGAGCAGCAGCCGAGCCCGGGACGCCGGGAAGGTGGGGGAGCGCCGGCTCCGGGAAGGATGGAGGAGGGCGGGGAGACCGAGGCAGGAGGCAGCGGCGCGCGGTGGGGGTCCGCCGTGGTCCaggaggcggcggcgggcgcAGCCCGCACCGCGCGGGGCGGAGAGGCGCCGAGGGGCCGGCCTCCACCCCACCTGTGCCGGACCCGGCCGGGCAGAGGGGCGGCGGGAGGCACTTACATCGGCGCCGGGTCCCGAGCGAGTGGCAGCCTGGCGGGcagacggcggcggcggcggcggagcggCGTCCAGGCGGAGGGTGTGGCCAggggcgcgcgggcgggcggggagCGAGACGGGCGCAGTCATTTCCTCTtgggtttcctggcttcagagccggggtgggagcaggagggggagaCGCCGAGGccggtgggggcaggggtgagaggCAGGGCCGTGGTCTCCACGCCCCCAGCCTGGTGTTGGGGTGCTGGGGGTCAGGGCTGAGAGGGGGCttcttgggggaggggaagctgaGAAGTGGAGAGAAGAGGGGGCCCCCCCGGAGGTgctgagggaggggaagggaaacgGGGTGGGGATGAGCGATGCGccctgggggttggggggcgGGGCGCGCTCCCCCAGCTTcccccctgcagccccctccccactgtgTGCCCACAGATGAGAACACACAGACAGAACAGGGGAAAAAACCAAATGCACATTTATTAAGCTCCAGACGTGGACACCGAGAGGCACGGGGCACGGGATCTCGGGGAGAGAGGCGCGGAGATGCAGGGGAGTAGCACACGGGGGGGTTCTGGGGGCGCGGGGGTGGAGGCCTGAGTCCCTGGGTCTGGGGGTGCACACGGGCTCTTTGGGGAATCGTCACTGccgaggcctggggaggggcagtggaggtGCAGCGGCTCCAGCCTTGGGGTGGGCGGGACGGCTCAGCCGGGGAGCGCTCCCAGCGCAAGGCTGGGGTCCCCACCGCCTTCGCCCGGTCCTCAGGCTGCGCGCTCGGGCTGGGGCAGCCGTGGAGAGCCCGGGGCTGGTCTTAcacgccgccgccgccaggggctggggagagaggggccGCGTCAGCCGTGGGAGGCTCGTGCGCAGCGCCCTCACTACAGCCAGGGGGCCCTGTATCCCCAGGCGGCGCGGACACCAGACGCCGCCGGGGAGCTGCCTTGCTTCCCTGTGGGGTCCGGTCCCCGTGGGGACACCTCTGCGGCGGCTGCCCTGCCTGGAGAGCCGTCGTGGAGGGGAACACACCTGTGGTGGTGGCCCCAGGCCCAACCTGCGCTCTGCCACGCCCCTCCGGCATCGCCacgcccttcccccccccccccccttagcatCCGGAGCACTTGGAAACGTAGCCACTGGGCCCCGCTCACCCCACCCGAGGGGCTCAGAACCCTGTAGTagtccccagggcccagcacccagCCACAAGTGCCTCATCCGTGTTGCTCAACCTCATGAAGAGAACATGAAACAAAGCACTTGAAATTGCACACCAAATCCCACCCCCCATACTGAGTcctgcacagcccctcccctggctcaGCCATTAGAGCCACGTCCAGAGCAGCTCCCTGCAAAGGGTGCAATTCCACGGAAACCAGCTAGGGAGGCTGTTCCAGTTAAAGTGAACACCCCCAGAAGTCCCACTCTTCCATGGCCACGCCTcccctcctggccccgccccctcctccgtcACAGCCTCCCTGCACCTGCGCTCGCTGGCACCCTCCACCCCATCCTCCTGCCCTGCTCTCCTCCCACACCTCCACCCACCACGCCCCATCCCTTCCTCTGCTCCTCGCCCCGCACCCCGCACAACCTCCCACACCTCCGCCTTCCTCCCCATCGTCCGCACATGTCGCCTTTGCCAACAGGAGCTTCCAGGCCTGGATTCTGCATGTAGCTcgccctccctcgctcccttccTTGTCCTCAGTTGTTGGATCTtctgccctcctgcctcccctcggCCCCCTGCAGGGCAGAAGACCCTCTCCTATGAGGGGCTTGTGGCTCCTCCTGTCCTGGCTTAACGAGGCTCGTGGATTTGTCTGTGGGCTCGCCGTGGACTCCTGAGGACACgccacctcccactgcctccccatGGTGTGGCAGCTTTCCTCTGCCAGCAGCCGACCTCCTACGGACCCAGCCCACGTCCGTCTGGTggcgctccccccacccccgcccggccccgcccagctGCCTTCTAAGATCCTCCCATCTGGTGCCACCCGGTGCCCCCTCAGAACCCTCACCTGAGGAGGGCAGCTCCGATTTACAGGACTTGCAGGTTGGGCTGTGGGGACAAAGATGAGAGCAAAGCGCCGTGAGGTCCAGCAGTCACGGGATTGATGGGCGGGGCTGTTAGGGttgcgccccccaccccctctgcccgcTGCTGCCAGACCTCTCAGACCTGGAGTCGGCCTTCCTGCACTTGACTTTCTTGCCTgttaggaggagagagagagagaggaacagggagACAGGGTGTAGGAGGTCAGGCTGTGGACCAGAGGCAGCTGGGGGAGTGCAGGTGCCCGGGGGAGGGGGTTGGGCTCAGACTCACTGAGGATGATGGCGATGCCCACTAGGAACATTATGGTGGCCAGGGTCATGCCCACTGTCTGCACCGTGGCGTAATCTGGGGAAGAGAGTGAGGGCTGTCAGGGCCGGGGAGCACCCCTGCCCCACCTGGAGCCTCAGGCTTGACCCCAGGCTGCCCGGAACCTGAGGGCTGCTGGCCATGCTGGAGGTCCCTCCAGGAGTTCTGGGGAGGGTCAAGGACATGCACTTGGGCAGTGCCGGCTCCCCTCGGCCTCTTGACCCCCAACCTCTCTCCCCCTGGATTCCTtggccttctgtgtgtgtgtaggtgcccCCCATCGCCTGCTCCCTGGTCCTTGCCCTGTCTGCCATGACAGCAGCCTTCCCTGTGGGCCtgctgccccgccctgcccccaccctcccacagccccagggACCCCTGTGTCTCAGCTCAGAGCCCCCTTCAGGCTCCTACCACATTCCAGGGACAAACCAAAGTCCTCACCATGACCCACAATTCCCTGGGAGATCCAGTCCCCAATCATCACACCCCACCACTTCCACTCTCCCGTGGCTCCCCTGTTGCAGCCACACCGGCCTGCCTGCTGTCCCTGGACCACGTGGGGCGTGGGGCTGCCACAAAGCTTCTGCACTCGCCGTTCCGTCTGCCTGAACACTCTTCCCACACCAGCTTCTGGGCTGTGATTATCGGTGACGCCTTCTAGAAATGCTCTATCCTGTGCTCAACACGTTCTCGTCACAGTCTagcctttattttccttttcaatgaTTCTCGCTTAGTAAATCCTCGGCATGGCTGTTTTCCCGAGTATCTGTGTCTCCCGCCGAGTGTGGGTCGAGGAGGGCAGGGGATCTTGTCTGCCTTGCACCCTGCGGTGCCTCTGAGTGCCCAGAGCACTGCCAGT contains:
- the FXYD7 gene encoding FXYD domain-containing ion transport regulator 7, with the translated sequence MATPTQTPTNAPEEPDPFYYDYATVQTVGMTLATIMFLVGIAIILSKKVKCRKADSRSESPTCKSCKSELPSSAPGGGGV